The Vibrio agarivorans genome contains the following window.
CTCGAGGTGATATCACAGGCAGACAGCGAAGCATCGGTATTCAGTGCGGTCTACCATGCAATTGATGACGCAATCGCAGCAGTGATGCAAGGGTTATTCGCGTCTGATGATTACGCTATCAAGAATGTGATAGAGCCGCTTTTAAGTATTCGAGGCCCGCTCGGTGATATGATGATGCGCACCAAAGTGCTATTGGGGTTACAGGTGATCCCTAAAGCGCTTTACGAAGACATCGTGCTATTTTGTGAGCTCAAAGAGTTGGCAGAAGTTACCCCTGAAAGCGTTACGTTTACCGATCTTCGAGTTTTGAACCTACTTCGCTCGATCAAAGCGATCCAACGCAGTATGCCTATTGAGTATGACCCAAGCATGCTCAGCGGTTTATCACAGAGCATGATGGATATGTTTATTGCTCGGCACAATCAAAAAGTAAAATCGACGATCGTTTTAGCCGTGACAGACATCGTCAATAGTTTGCGCACCTGCTTTATCAACAATCCCTTTAAGTCATTTAGCTAGTTAATTTTGGCAAGCGCTTGATGACTTCATTGAGTGACTCGAGCACAATCGTTCGCTCATTGATACCCTCATCAGGCGGCAGCAGGTCTGGGATCATTATTGATTGGCACCCTGCTGCGAGCGCTGCTTTTATACCATTATTTGAATCCTCTAATACAAGGCAATCTTTTGCTTCAAGCCCTAGTCTCTCGCAGGCCATAAGATAGCAGTCGGGGTGGGGCTTTCCTTTCTCTACATTTTCTGCAGTGATGATTAAGTCAAACTGCGAGAGGTATGGGGTATTGGCAAAGTTATGTGCGACTTCAGCGTGATG
Protein-coding sequences here:
- a CDS encoding MltR family transcriptional regulator, coding for MINRTIPSHNEHFISQEDRDFPSEADLLEVISQADSEASVFSAVYHAIDDAIAAVMQGLFASDDYAIKNVIEPLLSIRGPLGDMMMRTKVLLGLQVIPKALYEDIVLFCELKELAEVTPESVTFTDLRVLNLLRSIKAIQRSMPIEYDPSMLSGLSQSMMDMFIARHNQKVKSTIVLAVTDIVNSLRTCFINNPFKSFS